The Peribacillus sp. FSL E2-0218 genome contains a region encoding:
- a CDS encoding DMT family transporter has protein sequence MQGEKREKMGLLVGLVGVICFSLTLPATRIAVEHFGTTLVGLGRTVVAAMLVAVVLIVRKEKFPSPRQFKSLLIVALGAVLGFPLLTSWAMEDLPVSHGAVEVALLPLATAGFAMLRAGEIPSLKFWISSAIGSLAVIIYALHLGFGSLQYADLALLTAVIILGLSYAEGGKLAKELGSWQVIAWAIIIGAPFFIIPVALSVTSEMLHAPIQAWISFIYLAIVSQFLAYVAWYSGMAMGGIARVSQIQYLQPFLMILFATLFLNESITYFTIVIAVIVVLSVVFGKGASVRKKVEVAREG, from the coding sequence ATGCAGGGAGAAAAAAGAGAAAAAATGGGGTTATTAGTGGGATTGGTCGGGGTGATTTGCTTTAGCCTGACGCTCCCTGCCACGAGGATTGCCGTCGAGCATTTCGGCACGACCCTCGTCGGCTTAGGCAGAACGGTCGTTGCGGCCATGTTAGTCGCGGTCGTATTGATCGTTCGCAAGGAAAAATTCCCCTCACCCCGACAATTCAAAAGTCTCCTGATCGTTGCGCTCGGCGCCGTTTTAGGCTTTCCGCTCCTCACCTCGTGGGCCATGGAAGACCTGCCCGTTTCCCATGGCGCAGTGGAAGTGGCGCTATTGCCATTAGCGACAGCCGGATTTGCCATGCTTCGGGCCGGCGAAATCCCCTCGCTCAAATTCTGGATCTCAAGCGCAATCGGCTCCTTGGCGGTCATCATCTATGCCCTCCACCTTGGATTCGGTTCCCTGCAATATGCCGACCTGGCCTTACTCACAGCCGTGATCATCCTCGGCCTCAGCTACGCGGAAGGTGGAAAATTAGCGAAGGAACTAGGCAGCTGGCAGGTGATCGCCTGGGCAATCATCATCGGCGCCCCCTTCTTCATCATTCCGGTCGCCCTAAGCGTAACATCGGAAATGCTCCATGCGCCCATCCAAGCCTGGATCAGCTTCATCTATCTCGCAATCGTCAGCCAATTCCTCGCCTACGTCGCCTGGTACAGCGGCATGGCCATGGGCGGAATAGCCAGAGTCAGCCAAATCCAATACCTGCAGCCCTTTCTGATGATCCTATTCGCCACCCTATTCCTAAACGAATCCATCACCTATTTTACGATTGTAATAGCCGTGATTGTGGTACTTTCGGTTGTTTTTGGGAAGGGTGCTAGTGTAAGGAAGAAAGTGGAGGTAGCTCGGGAGGGGTGA
- a CDS encoding aldo/keto reductase — protein MKTMKLGSSTLEVPVVSVGCMRINSLDKTEAEHFVQTALELGANFFDHADIYGSGECEEIFADAIGMNASIREKIIVQSKCGIRKGMFDFSKEHILESVDASLKRLKTDYLDTFLLHRPDTLMEPEEVAEAFDILENSGKVRHFGVSNQNPMQIQLLKKSVKQPIVANQLQLSITNANMISNGFNVNMENEQAVNRDGSVLDFCRLNDITIQPWSPFQYGFFEGVFLGNEKFPELNKQIDEVARKYDVSNTTIAIAWILRHPAHMQPVIGTMNEGRLRDCCQATEIKLTREEWYSIYRAAGNVLP, from the coding sequence ATGAAGACAATGAAACTTGGAAGCAGTACATTAGAGGTGCCGGTCGTTTCAGTCGGCTGCATGCGAATCAATTCGCTGGACAAGACCGAGGCGGAGCACTTTGTGCAAACGGCGCTGGAATTGGGCGCGAACTTCTTCGACCATGCCGATATTTATGGCAGCGGCGAATGCGAGGAAATATTCGCCGACGCCATCGGGATGAACGCAAGCATCCGAGAAAAGATCATCGTGCAATCCAAATGCGGTATACGCAAAGGGATGTTCGACTTTTCCAAAGAACATATCCTCGAATCGGTGGACGCAAGCCTGAAGCGTCTGAAAACGGATTATCTGGATACGTTCCTCCTTCACCGCCCGGATACGTTGATGGAGCCGGAAGAAGTGGCGGAAGCCTTCGATATTCTGGAAAACTCAGGAAAAGTGCGTCATTTCGGCGTTTCCAACCAAAATCCGATGCAAATCCAGCTACTGAAAAAATCGGTCAAGCAGCCGATCGTGGCCAACCAGCTGCAATTAAGCATCACGAACGCCAACATGATTTCCAATGGCTTTAATGTGAACATGGAAAATGAACAAGCCGTGAACCGCGACGGCAGTGTGCTCGATTTTTGCAGACTGAACGATATCACGATTCAGCCTTGGTCACCGTTCCAATACGGATTTTTTGAAGGCGTATTCCTCGGAAACGAGAAGTTCCCTGAATTGAACAAACAGATTGATGAAGTCGCTCGCAAATATGACGTCAGCAACACGACGATTGCGATCGCCTGGATCCTGCGCCACCCCGCGCATATGCAGCCGGTCATCGGAACGATGAATGAAGGCCGCTTAAGGGATTGCTGCCAGGCAACCGAAATCAAGCTAACACGCGAAGAATGGTATAGCATCTATCGCGCGGCAGGCAATGTGCTGCCGTAA
- a CDS encoding (deoxy)nucleoside triphosphate pyrophosphohydrolase: MKKQVKVVAAIIENENDEILCALRSPDMSIPNMWEFPGGKVEKGEDIFTALKREIDEELQCQVETEASIFNDTTHEYESFIINLLSIKCRIIGGTPTANEHSKLIWLKRENLSSLIWAPADIPAVEQLINEKNSLLK, translated from the coding sequence ATGAAAAAGCAAGTTAAAGTAGTTGCAGCCATTATTGAAAATGAAAATGATGAAATACTATGTGCGTTACGCTCTCCAGATATGAGCATCCCGAACATGTGGGAGTTTCCAGGTGGAAAAGTAGAAAAGGGAGAAGATATTTTTACTGCTTTAAAAAGAGAAATTGATGAGGAATTACAATGCCAGGTTGAAACAGAGGCTTCAATCTTTAATGATACTACACATGAATATGAAAGCTTTATCATTAACCTACTGTCAATAAAATGTAGAATTATTGGAGGTACCCCAACAGCCAATGAGCATTCTAAACTGATATGGTTAAAGCGAGAAAATTTAAGTTCCCTAATATGGGCTCCTGCTGACATTCCCGCTGTGGAACAATTGATCAATGAAAAAAATAGTCTTCTCAAATGA
- a CDS encoding nucleoside triphosphate pyrophosphohydrolase, translating to MPVHNKLVRDRIPEVIEATGKKFTTRVLDEKEYIEELKKKSFEELQEYVETEGKEAAIEELADVLEILHALAEYHGASIEEVEEVRKRKAAKRGGFKEKIYLVEVEDE from the coding sequence ATGCCAGTCCACAATAAATTAGTTCGTGATCGGATTCCTGAAGTGATTGAAGCTACAGGTAAGAAGTTTACAACGAGAGTGCTAGATGAGAAGGAATACATAGAAGAATTGAAAAAGAAGAGCTTTGAAGAGCTACAGGAATATGTAGAGACTGAAGGTAAAGAGGCTGCGATTGAAGAGTTGGCCGATGTGCTAGAAATCCTTCATGCTCTCGCTGAGTATCATGGGGCTTCTATCGAGGAAGTGGAGGAAGTACGAAAGAGGAAAGCAGCTAAACGCGGGGGATTTAAGGAGAAGATTTATCTGGTTGAGGTTGAAGATGAGTAA
- a CDS encoding DEAD/DEAH box helicase family protein has protein sequence MSKVQLITNQLGTHLLKQIDSASSICILTSFVMKSGVQYLKEALKAAAERGAEIKVCTGDYLFVTQPEALRMLLEIDARIEVRLWKSNGVSFHPKAYLFQKENQDSLFVGSSNLSRSALSNGVEWSLSVSDDDAVFSQGLHLFLETFYSDQTIPLNQETLKNYKESYDKFHITNPNLPKKWTETEEMDLMLPSDGDESFPTTEIIHEPSVPYGKISPRFAQIVALEELNKTMEEDYDKALVVMATGLGKTYLAGFFARNFKRVLFIAHLEEILYQAKKSFQTVMPEERFSIYNGKVKESHGHTIFASIYTLSMQRHLQVFDPEEFDLIIVDEFHHAAADSYQRVLNYFKPKFLLGITATPDRNDNKDVYAICGGNVAFRIDFLEAIQRNWLAPFKYFGVYDHTDYSQITWLGNRYDEQELLQLQLRDEMAEKVLNAWKDKRKTRTIGFCSSIRQADFLSAFFNQNGFSAISLHSKQKDINRDEAINQLADGVLDVIFTVNLFNEGVDIPAVDTLLFVRPTESLTVFTQQIGRGLRLHDSKNHCVIIDLIGNYRNADVKLSLFDTDPNRKAKAIEPVVPELCEIQLDIQVINLLKEMAKKKQPRRDTLVNDYFLLKQELGSRPSYLELHLKGASESPQYRQEFSSYYGFLEYAKELSEQESDIFHRYKQWLVEVEKTGMAKSYKMVVLLAMLERGEDSWFKPITSKEAAPFFHSYLTEVEYRKQIDFADKSSKKLWDYDEAGVSKLISTMPMAKWSGSSKGLISYEDDIFKLNFDVRPEDQRVLYNMTKDICEYRLHFHFERKGS, from the coding sequence ATGAGTAAGGTCCAATTAATTACTAATCAATTAGGGACACATCTATTGAAGCAGATTGATTCTGCTTCTTCTATTTGTATTTTAACCTCTTTTGTAATGAAATCTGGTGTTCAATATTTGAAGGAAGCATTAAAAGCAGCTGCGGAGCGTGGAGCGGAAATTAAAGTGTGTACGGGCGATTATTTGTTTGTGACCCAGCCAGAAGCATTAAGGATGCTGTTAGAGATTGATGCAAGGATTGAGGTCAGATTATGGAAGAGTAATGGGGTCTCCTTTCATCCTAAAGCTTATTTATTTCAGAAAGAAAATCAAGATAGCCTGTTCGTTGGATCATCTAATCTTTCACGTTCGGCCTTAAGCAATGGAGTGGAATGGAGTCTTTCTGTTAGTGATGATGATGCAGTCTTTTCGCAAGGGCTGCATCTATTTTTAGAAACGTTTTATAGTGATCAAACGATTCCTTTAAATCAAGAAACGTTGAAAAATTATAAAGAAAGCTATGACAAGTTTCATATCACTAATCCAAATCTGCCAAAAAAATGGACAGAAACAGAGGAAATGGATTTGATGCTTCCAAGTGATGGTGATGAGTCTTTTCCAACAACAGAGATCATTCATGAACCATCTGTGCCATACGGGAAGATATCTCCTCGATTTGCGCAAATAGTAGCATTAGAGGAATTAAATAAAACGATGGAAGAAGATTATGATAAGGCATTAGTCGTAATGGCGACAGGGTTAGGAAAAACATATTTAGCTGGATTCTTTGCGCGCAATTTTAAACGAGTGCTGTTTATTGCCCATCTTGAAGAGATTTTATATCAGGCAAAGAAGTCATTCCAAACGGTTATGCCCGAGGAGCGCTTTTCAATTTATAATGGCAAGGTGAAGGAAAGTCATGGACATACCATTTTTGCGTCGATTTACACGTTAAGTATGCAGCGGCATTTGCAAGTGTTTGATCCTGAAGAATTTGACTTGATTATCGTGGATGAGTTTCATCATGCAGCGGCTGACTCTTATCAACGGGTATTGAATTACTTCAAACCGAAATTCTTGCTTGGGATTACGGCCACTCCAGATCGAAATGATAACAAAGATGTATACGCTATCTGTGGTGGAAATGTTGCGTTCCGAATTGATTTTCTTGAGGCTATTCAACGGAACTGGTTAGCGCCGTTTAAGTATTTTGGTGTGTATGATCATACAGATTATAGTCAGATTACTTGGCTCGGAAATCGATATGATGAACAGGAGTTGTTACAGCTTCAACTAAGGGATGAGATGGCTGAAAAGGTATTGAATGCGTGGAAGGACAAAAGAAAGACTCGTACCATAGGTTTCTGTTCATCCATTAGGCAAGCAGACTTTCTTTCTGCCTTTTTTAATCAAAACGGATTTAGCGCAATTAGTCTGCATTCAAAGCAAAAAGACATCAATCGAGATGAGGCAATTAATCAGCTGGCAGATGGAGTCCTTGATGTTATTTTTACGGTCAATTTATTCAATGAGGGAGTCGATATTCCGGCGGTTGATACGCTGTTATTTGTTAGGCCAACAGAATCTTTAACGGTCTTTACCCAGCAGATTGGCAGAGGGCTACGGCTACATGACTCCAAGAATCATTGCGTTATTATTGATTTAATCGGTAATTATCGAAATGCAGATGTTAAATTAAGCTTGTTTGATACAGATCCGAATAGGAAGGCTAAAGCCATTGAACCGGTTGTTCCGGAGTTATGCGAGATACAATTAGATATTCAAGTTATTAATCTCTTAAAGGAAATGGCAAAAAAGAAGCAGCCTAGACGAGATACATTAGTAAATGATTATTTCCTATTAAAGCAGGAGTTAGGAAGCAGACCATCTTATTTAGAATTACATTTAAAAGGTGCCTCTGAATCTCCGCAGTATCGGCAGGAATTTTCTTCATACTATGGTTTCTTGGAGTATGCTAAAGAGCTTTCAGAGCAAGAATCAGACATCTTTCACCGCTATAAGCAATGGCTAGTGGAGGTAGAGAAAACAGGTATGGCGAAGAGCTATAAGATGGTCGTTCTACTAGCAATGCTAGAGCGTGGAGAGGATAGCTGGTTCAAGCCCATCACTTCTAAAGAAGCAGCACCATTTTTTCATAGCTACTTAACAGAAGTAGAGTACCGAAAACAAATCGACTTTGCTGACAAATCCTCTAAAAAGCTTTGGGATTACGATGAAGCTGGAGTTAGTAAGCTGATTTCTACTATGCCTATGGCTAAGTGGAGTGGCAGCTCTAAAGGGTTAATTTCTTACGAAGATGATATTTTTAAGCTGAACTTTGATGTCAGACCAGAGGATCAGAGGGTTTTGTATAATATGACCAAGGATATTTGTGAATATCGACTTCATTTTCACTTTGAGCGGAAGGGTAGCTAA
- a CDS encoding L,D-transpeptidase family protein — protein sequence MIHTVKQGETLGQISKDYRTPLAAIILANPTINPNVIYPGQAIVIPGFPPPDSLPYQIDVSINNRTLRLLKDGVLQKQYPIAVGRILFGTPVGQFIIVNKDPNPGGPFGTMWMSLSKEHYGIHGTNDPSSIGRAVSKGCIRMHNKDVEELSKIVPIGTLVTIHP from the coding sequence ATGATCCATACAGTCAAGCAAGGGGAAACGCTCGGGCAAATTTCCAAAGACTACCGGACGCCGCTGGCAGCGATCATCCTGGCTAACCCGACCATAAACCCTAACGTCATCTACCCTGGTCAAGCAATCGTCATACCCGGCTTTCCACCACCTGACTCCCTTCCCTATCAAATTGATGTCTCGATAAACAACCGTACACTGCGGCTGCTGAAGGATGGCGTCCTGCAAAAACAATACCCGATCGCCGTTGGCAGGATATTGTTCGGAACCCCTGTAGGCCAGTTCATCATCGTCAATAAAGACCCCAACCCCGGCGGCCCATTCGGTACGATGTGGATGAGTTTATCCAAGGAACATTACGGGATTCATGGAACGAATGATCCAAGCTCGATCGGGAGAGCCGTATCCAAGGGCTGCATTCGCATGCACAACAAGGATGTCGAGGAATTATCTAAAATCGTTCCGATCGGGACATTGGTGACGATTCATCCGTAG
- a CDS encoding PLP-dependent aminotransferase family protein: MSSKYEKIMADMKRRLEEGVLTAGSKLPSVRQVSVDYDCSKNTVMKAYDELEKEHVIYSVPKSGYYVVNDFQQAREEQEVIDFLSAGPDKNIMPYVEFQHCLNQAIDQYKEELFAYSDPQGLYSLRVQLVKYLQSLQVFTEAERLVVVSGSQQALHLLVSLPFPNGKNNILIEQPTYFGFIESLHLQQATVFGIELTMEGIDLERLEYMFRNNDIKFFYIVPRFHNPLGHGYTNREKKKIVELAEKYDVYIVEDDILGDLDLDSKADPLFSFDPSGRVIYIKSLSKIFLPGLRIGTVVLPAIMMRDFLQAKFCMDFTSSALSQGALEIYLKSGMFNSHLKKVKEVYRKKMRIVQEACEAWLPANTSFSKPASGFYLSISLPENVKAKQVVQLLHEQHVYVDDASRMFLPPYKKENLIRLSISQVNDSQIIPGIKLLADCIAVLDSRKNRRQPTNFLPI, from the coding sequence ATGAGCTCGAAATACGAAAAGATCATGGCGGACATGAAGCGCCGGCTGGAGGAAGGGGTGCTTACTGCAGGGAGTAAGCTTCCTTCTGTTCGGCAGGTGTCCGTGGATTATGACTGCAGCAAGAACACGGTCATGAAAGCTTATGATGAGCTTGAAAAAGAGCATGTCATTTATTCGGTTCCGAAAAGCGGATATTATGTGGTCAATGACTTTCAACAAGCGAGGGAGGAGCAGGAGGTGATTGATTTTTTGTCTGCCGGTCCGGATAAAAATATCATGCCTTATGTGGAATTTCAGCATTGTTTGAATCAGGCGATTGACCAATATAAAGAAGAGCTTTTTGCCTATTCCGATCCACAAGGGCTGTACTCGCTGCGCGTGCAATTGGTGAAATATCTGCAAAGTTTACAGGTGTTCACCGAGGCGGAAAGATTGGTCGTTGTATCTGGCTCGCAGCAGGCCCTTCATTTATTGGTATCCTTGCCGTTTCCAAATGGGAAAAATAATATTTTAATTGAACAGCCTACGTATTTCGGCTTCATCGAGTCCCTCCATCTGCAGCAGGCTACCGTTTTTGGTATAGAATTAACGATGGAAGGAATCGATCTTGAGCGGCTGGAATACATGTTTCGAAATAATGATATAAAATTTTTCTATATCGTCCCGAGGTTTCACAATCCGCTTGGACATGGTTATACGAATCGTGAAAAGAAAAAAATCGTTGAGCTGGCGGAAAAATACGATGTCTATATCGTCGAGGATGATATTTTAGGAGACCTTGATCTTGATTCGAAAGCTGATCCGTTATTTTCCTTTGATCCTTCGGGGCGGGTGATTTATATTAAAAGCCTTTCGAAAATTTTTCTCCCGGGGTTAAGGATTGGTACGGTCGTTCTGCCAGCAATCATGATGAGGGATTTTTTGCAGGCTAAATTCTGTATGGATTTTACGAGCTCGGCCCTTTCCCAAGGTGCGCTGGAGATCTATTTGAAAAGCGGGATGTTCAATAGCCATCTCAAAAAGGTAAAAGAGGTGTACCGGAAGAAGATGCGCATCGTGCAAGAAGCCTGTGAAGCATGGCTGCCGGCTAACACCAGTTTTTCGAAACCAGCTTCAGGTTTTTATCTTTCGATCAGCTTGCCTGAGAATGTAAAGGCGAAGCAGGTCGTCCAGCTGCTGCACGAGCAGCATGTCTATGTGGATGATGCCTCCAGGATGTTTTTACCTCCATATAAAAAAGAAAACCTGATCCGATTGAGTATCTCCCAGGTGAATGACAGCCAAATTATCCCGGGGATCAAGCTGTTGGCTGACTGTATTGCCGTCCTTGACAGCAGGAAAAATCGTAGGCAGCCCACTAACTTCTTGCCCATTTAG
- a CDS encoding DEAD/DEAH box helicase, with amino-acid sequence MNIEKKLIVNSDKGNLLNELISSINECERFYFSVAFINYSGLQLLLDTFKGAEKRGVKGKIITSTYLNFTEAKALKKVNEFSNIHLKIFETDKAIGFHTKAYIFEFKDRYKVIIGSSNITQSALKSNIEWNVEIIAKEDAQFLKDVLKEYDGLWNSSVVADDNFISKYEEFLSKLKGYTNTQQFIYESSEYIIPNNMQKRAVENLERIRSFGEKKALVIAATGTGKTYMSAFDVKGFKPKRLLFIVHREEILKKAKETFEKLLPNEKLTFGLLTGNQKQKHADYIFSTIQTLSKCYEEFKRDEFNYIIFDEAHHATSPSYQAVLEYFNPQFTLGMTATPERSDQQNVFDLFDNNVALEVRLHEALEDELVIPFHYFGITDIEGIDLSDVDIDDVAEITKRLKVNERVDFIIKNMNFYGHDGDKRKGLGFCVTVEHAQYMAQEFNNRGIQSICLSGNDSVELRSYYISRLVDDHDDLEFIFTVDIFNEGVDIPSVNTVLMLRPTNSPIVFIQQLGRGLRKHKDKSFLTVLDFIGNHSKTFLIAIALNGSRYYDKESLKVAIATGFANIPGCTHIQMDKISEERILAQIDKENFNSLKYLKEEYFEFKKMNQGKMPLLLMDYMKFDGAPDPIKFINREKTYLQFVAKVEKNDSLKRLLLDEAFEGVLRELSSKLPLKRVYEFAIAKYLLDHDEISLETAKHEILKLVKEVDEDSVLHALQCLNQDFYDPGQKKRNLKLFAFENAHLSKTATYEKVLENDEYRAYIEDLIIYGVFRYEKEFKEDYYGVPHLKLYEQYQMGDAALLSNYRKSHSAFRGSGLLSNGNDYFLFIDLHKEEDIKESINYHDEFINERMFQWQTPNSTAPTSERGKNIVFNQDRGIHLHLFIRKYKEIDGKTEPYIYIGKGNTVEYEGEKPITVKMELENEVPASLYTEFTKRV; translated from the coding sequence ATGAACATCGAGAAAAAGCTAATTGTCAATTCAGACAAGGGTAATTTGTTAAATGAATTAATTTCTTCTATAAATGAGTGTGAAAGGTTTTATTTCAGTGTGGCTTTTATTAATTATAGTGGTCTTCAGCTATTGTTGGATACTTTCAAGGGTGCAGAGAAAAGGGGAGTAAAGGGGAAGATTATTACTTCGACTTATCTGAATTTTACTGAAGCGAAGGCACTAAAGAAGGTAAATGAGTTTAGTAATATTCATTTGAAGATTTTTGAAACAGATAAGGCAATCGGTTTTCATACGAAAGCGTATATTTTTGAATTTAAGGATCGTTATAAGGTGATTATTGGTTCTTCGAATATTACGCAAAGTGCTCTTAAGAGTAATATTGAGTGGAATGTGGAGATTATTGCTAAAGAGGATGCTCAATTTTTAAAAGATGTTCTTAAGGAATATGATGGCTTGTGGAATAGTAGTGTCGTAGCGGATGACAATTTCATAAGTAAGTATGAAGAGTTTCTGAGTAAATTAAAGGGCTATACGAATACACAGCAATTTATTTATGAAAGCTCTGAATATATTATTCCTAATAACATGCAAAAACGTGCGGTTGAAAACCTTGAAAGAATTAGATCATTTGGGGAAAAAAAAGCCCTAGTTATCGCGGCAACAGGGACGGGGAAAACGTATATGTCTGCTTTTGACGTAAAGGGATTCAAGCCTAAAAGATTATTGTTCATTGTACATAGAGAAGAAATATTAAAAAAGGCAAAAGAGACCTTTGAAAAGCTCTTACCAAATGAAAAACTGACATTTGGATTACTGACTGGAAATCAAAAGCAAAAACATGCTGATTATATTTTTTCTACCATACAAACTTTGTCTAAATGCTACGAGGAATTTAAACGAGACGAATTTAATTATATTATTTTTGACGAGGCTCACCATGCAACAAGCCCTAGCTATCAAGCCGTGCTAGAATATTTCAACCCTCAGTTTACATTAGGGATGACAGCTACTCCAGAGAGAAGCGATCAACAAAATGTTTTTGACCTATTTGATAATAATGTTGCCTTGGAGGTTCGTTTACATGAGGCTTTAGAGGATGAACTGGTCATTCCCTTTCATTATTTTGGTATTACTGACATTGAGGGAATTGATTTAAGTGATGTAGATATTGATGATGTAGCGGAGATCACGAAGCGATTAAAGGTTAACGAGAGAGTCGATTTTATTATTAAGAATATGAACTTCTATGGTCATGACGGAGACAAAAGAAAAGGTCTAGGGTTTTGCGTAACCGTTGAACATGCACAATATATGGCCCAGGAATTTAATAATAGAGGGATACAAAGTATCTGTTTATCTGGAAATGACTCAGTTGAGCTGAGATCGTATTATATAAGTAGATTAGTAGATGACCATGATGATTTGGAATTTATTTTCACCGTTGATATTTTTAATGAGGGTGTGGATATTCCTTCTGTAAATACTGTTTTAATGCTTAGACCTACTAATTCTCCGATTGTTTTTATTCAACAGCTGGGAAGAGGACTTCGTAAGCATAAAGACAAGAGTTTCCTAACGGTACTTGATTTTATCGGCAATCATAGTAAAACGTTCTTAATTGCCATCGCATTAAATGGAAGCCGTTATTATGATAAAGAGAGCTTGAAGGTTGCGATTGCGACTGGCTTTGCCAACATTCCAGGTTGTACACATATTCAAATGGATAAAATCTCGGAAGAACGGATATTAGCGCAGATTGATAAGGAAAACTTCAATTCACTCAAGTATTTGAAGGAAGAGTATTTTGAATTTAAGAAAATGAATCAAGGTAAAATGCCTTTATTATTAATGGATTATATGAAGTTTGACGGAGCTCCAGATCCGATTAAGTTTATTAATCGTGAAAAAACGTATTTGCAATTTGTAGCTAAGGTAGAAAAAAACGATTCCTTGAAAAGGCTATTACTAGACGAAGCATTTGAAGGTGTATTAAGGGAGTTATCAAGTAAGCTGCCTTTAAAGCGAGTGTATGAGTTTGCGATTGCTAAATATCTATTGGATCATGATGAGATTTCTTTAGAAACCGCAAAACATGAGATATTGAAGTTAGTTAAAGAGGTAGATGAAGATAGCGTATTGCATGCCTTGCAGTGTCTAAATCAGGATTTTTATGATCCTGGTCAGAAAAAGAGGAACTTAAAGTTATTTGCTTTTGAAAATGCTCATTTATCTAAGACAGCAACTTATGAGAAGGTTCTAGAGAATGATGAATATAGAGCATATATCGAGGATCTTATTATTTATGGAGTCTTTAGATATGAAAAGGAATTCAAAGAAGACTACTATGGTGTGCCACATTTGAAGCTGTATGAGCAATATCAAATGGGTGATGCTGCATTATTATCAAATTATCGCAAAAGTCATAGTGCTTTTAGGGGTTCTGGTTTACTTTCAAATGGAAATGACTATTTCTTGTTTATTGATTTACACAAGGAAGAGGATATAAAAGAAAGCATTAATTACCACGATGAATTTATAAACGAGAGGATGTTTCAATGGCAGACACCAAATAGTACAGCCCCAACCTCTGAGAGAGGGAAGAATATTGTATTCAACCAGGATAGAGGGATCCATTTACATTTATTTATTAGAAAGTATAAAGAAATAGATGGAAAGACAGAACCTTATATTTATATCGGGAAGGGTAACACCGTAGAATATGAAGGAGAAAAGCCAATTACCGTTAAGATGGAATTAGAGAATGAAGTCCCAGCTAGTTTATATACGGAGTTCACTAAAAGAGTATAG